In Planctobacterium marinum, the DNA window AATGCATCCCAATCAGGGCCGAGCTTCCCATGCTAATGCAGCGCAGAATACAGGCTCGCCGTTAAGTAATACCGGGCGAAAATCTCATGCCGAAGATTAAATTGATATCAGTGTAAAAAGACCAGAATAAAAAAGGCCAGCATTTGCTGGCCTTTGTCATTTCTCAGGTTTTTTAACCTCTGGCGTTATTTAACCTTCATGCCCGGCTGTGCACCTTCGTGGGGTTCTAATATCCACAGGTCTTGACCGCCAGGTCCGGCAGCGAGCACCATGCCTTCTGACATGCCAAAACGCATTTTGCGAGGTGCCAGGTTGGCCACCATTACGGTCATTTTGCCCACCAGATCTTCCGGCTGATAAGCACTCTTGATACCTGCGAATACCTGACGAGTTTCACCGCCAAGATCCAGTTCAAAACGCAATAGTTTATCGGCACCTTCAACGTGCTCTGCTTTGGCGATGCGGGCAACCCGCAAGTCTACTTTGGCAAAATCGGCAAATTCGATAGTCTCGCCAATGGGATCTTTGGCCAATGGGCTATCGGGATCAACCGTCACTTTCGCTTGTAAATCTTCTTTGGAGGCTTCCACCATCTTCTCCACTTTTTCAGCGTCAATGCGTTGCATCAAGGCTTTAAATTTATTGATATTGTGGCCTAATAACGGGCTTTGAATTCCTGACCAGGTGAGTTCACTATTGAGGAACTGCTCGGTCTTTTCAGCTAACACCGGCAGTACGGGTTTCAGCCAGGTCATCAAAATACGGAACAGGTTGATACCTAAAGAACACACCTGATGGGTTTGTTCTTGCAGGTTCTCGTCTTTTATCGTTACCCAGGGAGCTTGTGCATCAATGTATTGGTTGGCTTTATCAGCCAGTGCCATGATATCTCGAATCGCCTTGTGGTATTGACGCCCCTCAAACGATTGCGCAATGCCCTCGGATGCCGCCTGGAACTCTTCAAGTAGTCCAGTTTCGGGCAGGTTGGCAGCTAATTTGCCATCAAACCTTTTACTGATAAAACCCGCACAGCGACTGGCGATATTCACCACTTTACCCACCAGGTCGGCGTTATTTTTCTGTACGAAGTCTTCGAAATTCAGGTCGATATCGGTGACGCCATCATTGAGTTTTGAGGCAAAGTAATAACGCAGGTATTCCGGCTCAAGATGATCCAGATAGGTACGGGCTTTGATAAAGGTACCTTTGGACTTTGACATTTTTGCGCCGTTCACAGTGACAAAACCGTGCACGTTAACCCCGGTGGGTTTGCGCAATTCAGCAGCTTCCAGCATGGCAGGCCAGAACAGACAGTGGAAGTAGGTAATGTCTTTACCGATAAAGTGGTAAAGCTCAGCATCACTGTCTTTGTTCCAGAAGCTATCAAAGTCGAGATTGTTGCTGGCACAGAAATTCTTAAAGCTGGCCATGTAGCCTACTGGCGCATCTACCCAAACATAAAAGAACTTGTTGGGCGCACCTGGGATCTCAAAACCAAAATAAGGGGCATCACGGCTGATGTCCCATTGCTGCAAGCCTTGCTCAAACCACTCTTGCAGCTTGTTGGCGATTTCTGCTTGTACCGAAGAGCCCTTTAACCAGTCTTGCAACATGTCTTCGAATTGTGGCAAATCAAAGAAGTAATGCTCAGAGTCTTTCAGTACCGGCTCAGCACCTGATACCACAGACTTGGGATTTTTCAGTTCCGTGGGGCTGTAGGTGGCACCACAACTATCACAGCTATCGCCGTTTTGATCTTCAGCGCCACATTGTGGGCAAGTACCTTTTACAAAGCGATCCGGTAAAAACATCTGTTTTTCCGGGTCAAACAACTGGCTGATAGTACGCTGCTTGATATAGCCGCGCTCTTTAGCGCGCAGATACACCATCTCACACAGCTCTTTGTTTTCTTCAGAGTGGGTGTTGTGATAGTTGTCGTAAGAGACTAAAAAATCCGCCAAATCTTGCTGGTGCTCAGCTTGGGTACGGCGCACCATTTCTTCGGGCGTAATGCCTAACTCAGCCGCTTTTAACATCACGGGCGTGCCGTGGGCATCGTCGGCGCAAACACTGTAACATTCGTGTCCACGCAGTTTTTGGAATCGTGTCCAGATATCAGTCTGGATGTGCTCAAGCAAATGGCCAAGGTGAATAGAGCCATTGGCGTAAGGTAAAGCACTGGTTACCAGAATTTTACGCGTTTCTGTGGTCATGATTACCTGAATGGGTTATTGAATAAAGAGGGCGAGAGTTTACAGAAAAAAACGCCTGATTTCATCTCGCAAGAGACGCTTATTTCGCATAATTAATGCACTTATTGGCGATATTTATGGAACAGTGGGAAAAATCGGTTGACGTGCTGCTTTGAGCATTTGATCATTAGCGCAATTAATTACCAATATAAGAGACGCTCCACGCATGAGGCTTTGCGATAAGGACATAATCAGATATCTGAAGGATGGTGCTATTAGCATCTCTCCCACACCTGAAGAAAACATGATCAGCGGGGTTACCGTTGATATTCGTTTAGGTAATAAGTTTCGCGTGTTTGAAGATCACCAGGCGCCTTACATTGACTTAAGCGGCCCTAAAGCCGAAGTTGCCGCGCAGCTTGAAGCGGTGATGAGTGACGAGATTGAGCTGGAAGACGGCAAAGCCTTTTTCCTGCATCCCGGTGAACTCGCGCTTGCGGTTACTTATGAGTCAGTAACGCTACCGGCTAACATTGTAGGTTGGTTAGATGGCCGTTCCTCCCTGGCGCGCTTAGGCTTAATGGTACATGTTACTGCGCACCGAATTGATCCGGGCTGGTCTGGCAACATCGTATTGGAATTTTTTAATAGCGGTAAACTGCCCCTGGCATTGCGCCCTAAAATGAAAATTGGCGCACTGAGCTTTGAGGTGTTATCTGATTATGCTGAGCGGCCCTACAACGCCCGCCTTGATGCGAAATACAAGGGCCAAGATGGTGCAATTGCCAGTCGGATCAGCGATGATGAAAAGGGCGATTCTTAACCGCCAGCTCTTTGTTTTACTTGCGGTGGCACTGATACAAGCCTGTGCCACCGTGGCCCCTGTGTCGGTAGACTTTCAGCCGGAGCAATACGACGCTTTCTTTCCAGGTTTTGAAAACGTAGAAACCATCCCCCAAGACACCATTTTTTATCTCAACGATAAAAGCAAAGCCTATGTGCGAGAGCGGGCTGCTATGGCTGAAACCAGCGAAGATAAAGCGTTAACTCTGATCAACGATCTAATGTCGCCATCACAGTTAGCACTGGACTACGTCTATGGTGCTAATACCGTTGCTCAGGAAACCTTTGATAACGGTACAGCTAATTGTTTGAGTCTCACTATCCTGGCTTACGCCATGGCCCAAGAGGCAGAGCTAGATGTGCGCTTTCAGGAAGTGTTTGAACAAGAGTCGTGGAATCAGGCGGGAGAGTTTGATTTAGCCAACGGCCACGTCAATTTATTAGTGGCGAGAAAACCACGCTTTAGTTTTGTGCCGGGCATGGTGTCGCAAAGGCGCACCTACACCGTTGATTTTTTCCCGGAATCCAGAGAGGGTAGGGCGAAGACCAAGGAGCTGAGCAAAACCCAGATTGAGTCCTATTTTTATTCTAACATTGGTGCGCGCGCCATGATCGACGGGCAGTACAATCGCGCATGGGCGAATTTTCGCATTGCGCTGAGTTTATTTCCACAAGACTCCTCCGCCTGGAACAATTTGGCTTTGCTGTTGAGCCGACAAGGCGCATTGAATGAAGCCATTGTGGCATTGCAAACGGCAACCGAGTTAGATAATAAAAACACTTCCGCATGGGAAAATCTGGCGGGCATGTTGAAAAAGTCCGGCGACACTGAGGCTGCAGAGAACATCTCAGAGAGACTCAACCGTATCCGCCTGGACAACCCTAATCATCATGTTCGCCTGGGCAACCGGCATTTTCTCAATGAAGACTGGCAGGAGGCTGAAAACGCTTACCGCAAAAGCCTGCGTTTGCAAAATAATAACCACTTAGCTTGGTTTGGGTTAGCTAAAGTCGCTGCCCAAGCAGGTGATGAGCAGCAGGTGCGGGAGTATCTGAGTAAAGCCAAAGAGAGCGCCAATAGCGAAGGTTTCGCCCGTCGCTATGCGCGTAAACTACACGCCCTTAATGAGACGCTTTAAGCTTCTCTATCTCTGCCCAAAGCTCTTCGGCTTCGGCAGTCAGCATGGAATAAGTTTTAATATCGCCACGACGCTGCGCCAGCATAGCTTTCTCTAGCTTGGCATCGTATTGCTTGCGTAATTTCTTAGTGGGATCTGATTTAAATAAACCGAACATACTCGTCACTCTTAGTTTTTTAACGGATTACGACACCAGCACCACAAAGGATCAATGCAGCCCATCACTGATGAATGTTTCATCAGTCAGTGCTAAAAGGCGTGTTTAGTGATTGCAATTCAAAAA includes these proteins:
- the dcd gene encoding dCTP deaminase, with amino-acid sequence MRLCDKDIIRYLKDGAISISPTPEENMISGVTVDIRLGNKFRVFEDHQAPYIDLSGPKAEVAAQLEAVMSDEIELEDGKAFFLHPGELALAVTYESVTLPANIVGWLDGRSSLARLGLMVHVTAHRIDPGWSGNIVLEFFNSGKLPLALRPKMKIGALSFEVLSDYAERPYNARLDAKYKGQDGAIASRISDDEKGDS
- a CDS encoding DUF6435 family protein yields the protein MFGLFKSDPTKKLRKQYDAKLEKAMLAQRRGDIKTYSMLTAEAEELWAEIEKLKASH
- a CDS encoding tetratricopeptide repeat protein, which gives rise to MMKRAILNRQLFVLLAVALIQACATVAPVSVDFQPEQYDAFFPGFENVETIPQDTIFYLNDKSKAYVRERAAMAETSEDKALTLINDLMSPSQLALDYVYGANTVAQETFDNGTANCLSLTILAYAMAQEAELDVRFQEVFEQESWNQAGEFDLANGHVNLLVARKPRFSFVPGMVSQRRTYTVDFFPESREGRAKTKELSKTQIESYFYSNIGARAMIDGQYNRAWANFRIALSLFPQDSSAWNNLALLLSRQGALNEAIVALQTATELDNKNTSAWENLAGMLKKSGDTEAAENISERLNRIRLDNPNHHVRLGNRHFLNEDWQEAENAYRKSLRLQNNNHLAWFGLAKVAAQAGDEQQVREYLSKAKESANSEGFARRYARKLHALNETL
- the metG gene encoding methionine--tRNA ligase, which encodes MTTETRKILVTSALPYANGSIHLGHLLEHIQTDIWTRFQKLRGHECYSVCADDAHGTPVMLKAAELGITPEEMVRRTQAEHQQDLADFLVSYDNYHNTHSEENKELCEMVYLRAKERGYIKQRTISQLFDPEKQMFLPDRFVKGTCPQCGAEDQNGDSCDSCGATYSPTELKNPKSVVSGAEPVLKDSEHYFFDLPQFEDMLQDWLKGSSVQAEIANKLQEWFEQGLQQWDISRDAPYFGFEIPGAPNKFFYVWVDAPVGYMASFKNFCASNNLDFDSFWNKDSDAELYHFIGKDITYFHCLFWPAMLEAAELRKPTGVNVHGFVTVNGAKMSKSKGTFIKARTYLDHLEPEYLRYYFASKLNDGVTDIDLNFEDFVQKNNADLVGKVVNIASRCAGFISKRFDGKLAANLPETGLLEEFQAASEGIAQSFEGRQYHKAIRDIMALADKANQYIDAQAPWVTIKDENLQEQTHQVCSLGINLFRILMTWLKPVLPVLAEKTEQFLNSELTWSGIQSPLLGHNINKFKALMQRIDAEKVEKMVEASKEDLQAKVTVDPDSPLAKDPIGETIEFADFAKVDLRVARIAKAEHVEGADKLLRFELDLGGETRQVFAGIKSAYQPEDLVGKMTVMVANLAPRKMRFGMSEGMVLAAGPGGQDLWILEPHEGAQPGMKVK